The following are from one region of the Methanococcoides methylutens genome:
- the larB gene encoding nickel pincer cofactor biosynthesis protein LarB — protein MDLKKILRQVKDNETDLEIAESQIRSMGYVQISDIAKLDTFRKFRTGTLEAILAEGKEAEDMAEIVKAQVDATGRALITRLDENKAIALKRSFGNDNIEWSKHSRTAVVHNGTPVPETGGRLVIISAGTADITVAEEARMAASEMGCETLPIYDVGVAGFHRLISKLQDIEEYRPDAIVVAAGREGTLPTVVSSLVDAPVIGLPVSIGYGAGAKGEAALLSMLQSCSVLSVVNIDAGFVAGAFAARIANKAAEARNSND, from the coding sequence ATGGATTTAAAGAAGATCTTACGCCAGGTAAAAGACAACGAGACCGACCTTGAGATTGCAGAAAGCCAGATACGTTCAATGGGCTATGTGCAAATATCGGATATTGCCAAACTCGACACTTTCCGCAAATTCCGAACAGGCACATTGGAAGCCATACTCGCCGAAGGAAAGGAAGCAGAGGATATGGCCGAGATAGTAAAAGCACAGGTCGATGCCACAGGAAGGGCACTCATTACACGACTTGACGAAAACAAGGCCATTGCTTTGAAAAGATCTTTTGGAAATGATAATATCGAATGGAGCAAACATTCAAGAACAGCCGTTGTACACAATGGAACCCCCGTACCAGAGACAGGAGGAAGGCTTGTGATCATTTCAGCAGGTACCGCAGACATAACGGTCGCTGAAGAAGCAAGAATGGCAGCTTCAGAGATGGGGTGTGAGACCCTGCCCATTTATGATGTGGGAGTAGCCGGATTTCACAGACTTATCTCAAAGCTGCAGGATATCGAAGAATACAGACCAGATGCCATTGTTGTCGCTGCAGGAAGAGAAGGCACATTGCCAACCGTGGTCTCCAGCCTTGTTGATGCTCCGGTAATAGGATTACCCGTATCCATTGGATACGGTGCCGGTGCAAAGGGAGAAGCTGCATTGTTGTCCATGCTACAGTCCTGCTCGGTACTATCAGTTGTCAATATTGATGCAGGATTTGTTGCCGGTGCATTCGCAGCAAGAATTGCAAACAAGGCAGCTGAGGCACGCAATTCAAATGATTAA
- a CDS encoding tetratricopeptide repeat protein: MSKRSNDMAVRNYNKGMSLLNNGKQEDALECLIKAESDARNSGSSGLLVNVLQAIGGIMESDGRIGKAIDMYSEASGLLEYITDHDPSFVEHKALAMNKAASLLTEQGNTLEAIPFFEKAVASYDKLLAKEPKNDVYCSSATSSLNDLATILAEEGNDERAKELFEKALKLSGKMVVLDPLNRENTTKALTIQANLANLLYEMGLMKDARLNLEHAFEGYSGIVDEAPSDSILHEQSLELLEKLVVALMATGEYDPAKDRMHELLDLLSKATTNDADFSGKVSDVFMMVLKLASSRADENMLDDTRSIYDTSISVILNLLEEEPENSAYLEIFSNILLEMEKLLVLDSPDTEKEADYDVLISMYEKLSLMDPEDLSHRTKIATLYDKKGSFLMNAGMMEKAIDMYSESSEMIGDMSDTDTSFGEDKALAMSKIASLLADKGSTLEAISFFEKAVASYDKLLAREPGNDAYYSGASSAMNDLATILVFEGQNKRAKEMFEKALELSEKMVELDQLDQEDATKNLTTLTIQANLANLLYDMGLMQDARVNLERAFDGYSGVMKDDPSNSTLYDQSVGLLEKLVDSLIVTGEYDSAKERIYELVELLPRGENNDSEFSGKVSDIFIKLTDLASSRADEKMFDDTRSIYETSISVILKLLKEEPENIVYLEIFRNLLLEMEQLLLLDSPDAKKEADYGALISMYEELSRMDPADLSQRIKIATLYDGKGTFLMDEGRINEAIDMYSKASETVEDMPDHDPSFEVHKALAMTKAASLLTEQGNTLEAIPLFEKAVASYDKLLSREPSNDAYRVGAVYALNDLATILAGEGHNERARGMFEKALELSGKMVVLDPLNRDRSPEALTALTIRTNLANLLYGMGLMQDARIYLEFAFDGYSMLMKEDPSNSMLYDQLLELLEKLVDSLMVTGEYDSSKERIYELVELFPRATMDDPSFSSKVSNLFIGLGELASRRADEHMLDDTRSIYETSIIVILKLLGEEPDNRTYLDIFRNILLDMECLLALDSPELDKEADHNVLISMYEKLCRMDPADLSYRTKVATLYDDKGRFLMNAGRTDEARQSYNMSLGIRDELIQAGESPLLHEFGIATIKNNLGTLLAQDGYFGDAKTMFEESLGGYMGLFDRIPDDPAYESGAALALNNLAKLLADMERHEDAKSIYESALEIYAGLLKSEPDKVSYKKHASRTLDNLASLLGKMGREEDSLRMHESARELLEDI, translated from the coding sequence ATGTCCAAAAGATCAAATGATATGGCGGTTCGAAATTACAACAAGGGAATGTCCCTCTTAAATAATGGCAAGCAGGAGGATGCCCTTGAGTGTTTGATAAAAGCAGAAAGTGATGCAAGAAATTCCGGATCTTCTGGTCTGCTCGTCAATGTACTGCAAGCGATCGGAGGTATAATGGAGTCAGATGGCAGGATCGGGAAGGCCATTGACATGTACTCAGAAGCATCTGGTCTGCTTGAGTATATAACCGATCACGATCCTTCATTTGTGGAGCATAAGGCACTGGCCATGAACAAGGCTGCTTCCCTTCTCACAGAGCAAGGCAATACTCTTGAAGCTATCCCTTTCTTTGAGAAAGCTGTTGCATCCTATGATAAACTACTTGCCAAAGAACCCAAGAACGATGTTTACTGTTCAAGCGCTACCTCTTCATTGAACGATCTTGCCACAATTCTGGCAGAAGAAGGTAACGATGAAAGGGCAAAAGAATTGTTCGAAAAAGCTCTGAAGCTTTCCGGCAAGATGGTCGTACTTGATCCTTTGAACAGGGAGAACACCACAAAGGCTCTGACCATCCAGGCCAATCTGGCCAATCTTCTCTATGAGATGGGTCTTATGAAGGATGCAAGGTTGAATCTGGAACATGCATTTGAGGGGTATTCAGGAATCGTGGATGAAGCTCCTTCGGATAGTATCTTGCATGAGCAGTCACTGGAACTTCTTGAGAAGCTTGTTGTTGCCCTTATGGCAACGGGTGAGTATGATCCTGCAAAGGATCGCATGCATGAACTGCTGGATCTGCTCTCGAAAGCTACAACTAATGATGCTGATTTTTCCGGAAAGGTCTCTGATGTCTTCATGATGGTGCTAAAACTTGCATCTTCACGTGCAGATGAAAATATGCTCGATGACACACGTTCCATTTATGATACTTCCATTAGTGTTATACTGAATCTATTGGAGGAAGAACCCGAAAACAGTGCTTATCTGGAAATATTCAGCAATATATTACTTGAAATGGAAAAACTGCTGGTACTGGATTCTCCTGATACTGAGAAAGAGGCGGATTATGATGTTCTTATCTCAATGTATGAGAAGCTCTCTCTGATGGATCCTGAGGATCTTTCACATCGCACAAAGATCGCAACACTTTATGATAAGAAGGGCAGTTTCCTTATGAATGCAGGCATGATGGAGAAGGCCATTGACATGTATTCTGAATCCTCTGAAATGATTGGGGATATGTCAGATACTGATACTTCATTTGGGGAGGACAAGGCACTTGCCATGAGCAAGATCGCTTCCCTTCTCGCAGATAAGGGTAGTACCCTTGAAGCTATTTCTTTCTTTGAGAAAGCTGTTGCTTCCTACGATAAACTTCTTGCCAGAGAACCCGGAAACGATGCTTACTATTCCGGTGCTTCCTCTGCAATGAATGATCTTGCCACGATCCTGGTATTTGAAGGTCAAAATAAGAGGGCAAAAGAGATGTTCGAGAAAGCGCTGGAGCTTTCCGAAAAGATGGTCGAACTTGATCAGCTGGACCAAGAAGATGCCACAAAGAACTTGACGACCCTGACCATCCAGGCCAATCTGGCCAATCTTCTCTATGATATGGGGCTTATGCAGGATGCAAGGGTGAATCTGGAACGTGCATTCGATGGTTATTCAGGGGTCATGAAGGATGATCCTTCAAACAGCACATTATATGACCAGTCGGTGGGACTTCTTGAGAAGCTTGTAGATTCCTTAATTGTTACTGGTGAATATGACTCCGCAAAAGAACGCATCTATGAGCTTGTGGAGTTGCTCCCAAGAGGTGAAAATAACGACTCTGAATTTTCCGGAAAGGTCTCCGATATTTTTATAAAACTGACAGATCTTGCATCTTCACGTGCAGACGAAAAAATGTTCGATGACACACGTTCTATTTATGAAACTTCCATTAGCGTTATACTAAAGTTATTGAAAGAAGAACCTGAAAACATTGTTTATCTGGAAATATTCAGGAACTTATTACTTGAAATGGAACAATTGCTGTTGCTGGATTCTCCTGATGCTAAGAAAGAGGCTGATTATGGCGCCCTTATCTCAATGTATGAGGAGCTCTCTCGTATGGATCCTGCGGACCTTTCACAACGCATAAAGATCGCAACACTTTATGATGGGAAGGGGACTTTCCTTATGGATGAAGGCAGGATCAATGAAGCCATTGACATGTATTCAAAAGCATCTGAAACAGTTGAGGATATGCCAGATCATGATCCTTCATTTGAGGTGCATAAGGCACTGGCGATGACCAAGGCTGCTTCCCTTCTCACAGAGCAGGGCAATACCCTTGAAGCGATCCCTCTCTTTGAAAAAGCTGTTGCATCCTATGATAAACTCCTTTCCAGAGAACCCAGTAATGATGCTTACCGTGTCGGTGCCGTCTATGCGCTTAACGATCTTGCCACAATTCTGGCAGGTGAAGGTCACAATGAAAGAGCAAGAGGGATGTTCGAGAAAGCTCTGGAACTTTCCGGCAAGATGGTCGTGCTTGACCCGTTGAACCGGGATCGCAGTCCGGAGGCCCTGACAGCCCTGACGATCCGGACCAATCTGGCCAACCTTCTCTATGGGATGGGGCTTATGCAAGATGCACGGATTTATCTGGAATTTGCATTCGATGGTTATTCAATGCTTATGAAGGAAGATCCCTCAAACAGTATGTTGTATGACCAGTTACTGGAACTTCTTGAGAAGCTTGTAGATTCCTTAATGGTTACTGGTGAATATGATTCCTCAAAAGAACGCATCTATGAACTGGTGGAGTTGTTCCCAAGAGCTACGATGGATGATCCTTCTTTTTCCAGTAAGGTCTCCAATCTTTTCATTGGTCTGGGAGAACTTGCATCCAGGCGTGCAGATGAGCACATGCTTGATGACACACGTTCCATTTATGAAACGTCCATTATTGTGATTCTGAAGCTGTTGGGGGAAGAACCTGATAACAGAACTTATCTGGATATCTTCAGGAACATCTTACTTGACATGGAATGTCTGCTGGCATTGGATTCTCCTGAATTGGACAAGGAAGCGGACCATAACGTCCTGATCTCTATGTATGAGAAGCTCTGCCGGATGGATCCTGCGGACCTTTCATATCGGACAAAGGTCGCAACACTTTATGATGATAAAGGCCGGTTCCTGATGAATGCAGGGAGGACGGATGAAGCCCGGCAGAGTTACAATATGTCACTGGGCATAAGAGATGAGCTGATACAGGCCGGAGAATCTCCTCTATTGCATGAGTTCGGAATTGCTACCATAAAGAACAATCTTGGTACCTTGTTAGCACAGGACGGGTATTTTGGAGATGCAAAGACCATGTTCGAGGAATCTCTTGGAGGTTATATGGGTCTGTTCGACCGTATTCCTGATGATCCTGCATATGAGTCTGGTGCTGCACTTGCATTGAACAACCTTGCCAAGCTGCTTGCTGACATGGAGCGCCATGAGGATGCAAAAAGTATCTATGAATCCGCGCTGGAGATATATGCAGGGCTGCTCAAGTCAGAGCCTGATAAGGTAAGTTACAAGAAGCATGCATCCCGAACCCTTGACAACCTGGCTTCCCTGCTTGGGAAGATGGGTCGCGAGGAAGATTCTCTGCGTATGCATGAGAGTGCCAGGGAATTATTAGAGGACATCTGA
- a CDS encoding DUF3656 domain-containing U32 family peptidase, which yields MILKNDKKVCDVPPEVLVPAGDLDALIGAIKGGADAVYFGVTDLNARKGAKNFSMEDLEDTIDMLHSHGVKAFLALNIPIKQKELQHALDVVDKAYSFGIDAIILQDLGLLRILHETYPDLALHASTQMTVHSMKGVDFIANEGAVRVIVSRELTVKEITDIVEHSDTEIEIFVHGALCYSYSGKCLFSSFMSDRSANRGACAQPCRRPYNFVVNGRNVKVKGMGRFPISCAELCTLSELDEIVGTGLRSLKIEGRMKKPEYVTESASVYKRVVEEICNGENPEEAEIVALEKDLAQLFYRGFTKGFVLGERDVVHSKYSSSYGVYLGKIKDIETFKYTTSLTLTLKEDVRVKDGVGIHTKSGVLGSAINKLLDVNENEIETAKKGEKVIIEISSKTGKAVARGNEVYLTTDQVLLETLRRTKAKGLPVSLEVTAEVGERLKVRMTSGEISVEVIDDFEVQEAQKAPTSKEQIVSAMEKLGDTSFSASSVDMKINGNIFIPIGVLSGARRVAAEKLLEKILAQYRKGEKHPQLLDISHFCTEGQCGNTVSRKKKQTPLLSVEVKNAGTLFEAVDMGADVVYLPIRKFHDLVSEEYAGKLGDARDKTEIVLMAPRISHEAELTELLPLMEKAKDDGFRIACYTLGQVELAKELGVPFVVQKEFNTFNSYTADEFYRAGAYRVTLSTELNLDEISDACDDISCRGKEHQLEIVVHGRELMLITEHDLLKPLLDQGSATESSEVLLVDSKSVEYPVKRVDERTLIYDCKVLDMLDKIDELKTCGADIMRLDLSLYGKRDVKEITSAYRRVLDGKPAELRPRRGVEFSRGHYYKGI from the coding sequence ATGATATTAAAAAATGATAAAAAGGTCTGTGATGTTCCTCCTGAGGTTCTAGTTCCGGCAGGAGATCTCGACGCGTTGATCGGTGCAATTAAAGGTGGTGCAGATGCGGTTTATTTCGGTGTGACAGACCTTAATGCAAGAAAAGGTGCGAAGAACTTCTCCATGGAGGACCTTGAAGATACTATTGATATGCTGCATTCCCATGGTGTAAAAGCATTTCTGGCATTGAACATACCTATCAAGCAGAAGGAGCTTCAGCATGCTCTGGATGTTGTGGACAAAGCCTATTCTTTTGGTATTGATGCTATTATCCTGCAGGACCTTGGTCTTCTCCGGATACTTCATGAGACCTATCCTGACCTGGCACTGCACGCAAGTACGCAAATGACAGTCCACAGCATGAAAGGTGTCGACTTTATTGCAAACGAAGGTGCTGTGCGTGTCATCGTTTCAAGGGAGCTGACGGTAAAGGAGATCACTGACATTGTAGAGCATTCTGACACCGAGATCGAGATATTCGTGCATGGTGCACTTTGCTACTCTTATTCAGGCAAATGTCTTTTCAGCAGTTTCATGAGCGACAGGAGCGCTAACCGTGGAGCCTGTGCACAACCTTGCAGAAGGCCATACAATTTTGTTGTGAACGGTCGTAATGTCAAGGTTAAAGGCATGGGCAGATTCCCTATAAGTTGTGCTGAACTCTGCACTCTTTCAGAACTTGACGAGATCGTTGGAACTGGTCTTCGAAGCCTTAAGATCGAAGGCAGGATGAAGAAGCCGGAATATGTCACAGAAAGTGCAAGTGTTTACAAACGGGTAGTAGAAGAGATCTGCAATGGCGAAAATCCTGAAGAGGCTGAGATCGTTGCTCTTGAAAAGGATCTTGCACAACTGTTCTACCGTGGATTCACAAAGGGATTTGTTCTTGGTGAGAGGGATGTTGTCCATTCCAAATACAGTTCAAGTTATGGTGTTTACCTTGGGAAGATCAAAGATATAGAGACTTTCAAATATACTACCAGTTTAACTCTGACCCTGAAAGAAGATGTCCGTGTGAAGGATGGTGTGGGGATACACACAAAGTCAGGTGTGTTGGGTTCTGCGATCAACAAGCTTCTGGATGTTAACGAGAATGAGATCGAGACCGCGAAAAAAGGTGAAAAGGTCATCATTGAGATAAGTTCAAAGACCGGCAAGGCTGTTGCCAGGGGCAATGAGGTATATCTTACAACTGATCAGGTGCTTCTGGAAACCCTTCGGCGAACAAAGGCAAAGGGACTTCCTGTAAGCCTCGAAGTGACTGCTGAGGTTGGTGAAAGGCTAAAGGTCAGAATGACCTCGGGTGAAATAAGCGTTGAGGTAATTGATGATTTTGAGGTACAAGAGGCACAAAAAGCCCCGACTTCCAAAGAGCAGATCGTTTCAGCAATGGAGAAATTAGGGGATACTTCCTTTTCGGCATCTTCGGTGGATATGAAGATCAACGGGAATATTTTCATTCCAATTGGAGTGCTCTCCGGGGCAAGGCGGGTTGCTGCGGAAAAGTTGCTTGAAAAGATCCTTGCACAATACAGGAAGGGAGAAAAACATCCGCAATTATTAGATATCTCACACTTCTGCACAGAAGGTCAGTGTGGGAATACTGTTTCCAGAAAGAAAAAGCAAACTCCACTTCTGAGTGTGGAAGTGAAGAATGCAGGGACTCTGTTTGAGGCTGTGGATATGGGTGCGGATGTGGTCTACCTACCTATCAGGAAGTTCCACGATCTGGTGTCGGAAGAGTATGCCGGGAAACTGGGTGATGCCAGAGATAAAACCGAGATCGTTCTCATGGCACCACGTATTAGCCACGAAGCTGAGCTCACGGAGCTATTGCCTCTGATGGAAAAAGCAAAAGATGACGGTTTCCGCATTGCCTGCTACACTCTGGGTCAGGTTGAACTTGCAAAAGAGCTTGGAGTGCCTTTCGTGGTGCAAAAGGAGTTCAACACTTTCAATTCTTACACAGCAGATGAGTTCTACAGGGCCGGTGCATATCGTGTCACACTGTCTACCGAGCTGAACCTTGATGAGATAAGTGATGCGTGTGATGACATTTCCTGCCGTGGTAAGGAACATCAGCTGGAAATAGTTGTGCATGGAAGGGAACTGATGCTTATCACAGAGCATGACCTCCTGAAGCCTCTGCTTGACCAGGGAAGTGCTACGGAAAGCAGTGAAGTTCTGCTGGTTGATTCAAAGAGTGTGGAATATCCGGTAAAGCGTGTGGATGAGAGGACACTTATCTATGATTGTAAAGTGCTGGACATGCTCGATAAAATTGATGAACTGAAGACTTGTGGTGCAGATATTATGCGTCTGGACCTGTCCCTTTATGGCAAGAGGGAT